The DNA window TCCCTTCGCGCGGTTCTTCACGTTTTTGAGTATATTAACATCAAGGCATGCCATGTACTTTCATTTATGCGTCATACATGATAAATACTTGCTGATATATGTGTTATTTGCATAGATATTTCGATCCAGCATATAGCATGGTAATGCTTCGGTTTTTGTTCAAATCCTTGCATCTTTTTCAACCAACTCACGTTTGTTTTGAATTGCTGCAAGGGGGCTTCGGGCTACTGTCACGAGGGGTCTGAATCACGTGAATAATTAAGGGAAATAGGCTGGAGTCAAAGTTTTGTGGATTTTAGGAGAGGGCCGATCGATATCTTGAGTCTTCGGTTggaatttctgtgtcacaaaacccgtcaccctctgttatttcaaattatcaGACTTATGCATTAGTTTTCTGGAAttgttttcaacatatgatttatatCACTCTGTggtatcttcgattcgatagtaaattcataattttctgataaaaaacgagggagatatgatttttatcacaAAGCCGCGCAAGCTATGAAATTTATGTGTCACAAAAcctgtcaccctctgttatttaaAATTCTACGACTTATACAttggttttctgaaaatgcgtttAACATACGATTTATATCattctgtgttatcttcgattcgatagtaaattcgtaattttctgataagaaaagaggagtatatgatttttatcgtaaagccGCGCAAGCTGTAAAATttatgtgtcacaaaacccatcaccctcggttattttgaattatgagACTTATAGGTTGCTTTTCTGGAAATgcgttcaacatatgatttgtatcactctgtgttatcttcgattcaatagcaaatttgtaattttttgataagaaatgagagTGATATGATTTGTATCTTAAAATCGCTCAAACTGTGAAAATTGTGTACATACGCTGGATATTTCCAGCAACCTTTGGGCTTGTTCCGTGGGTCATAAGTGGTCTGGAATGGGTTGTTTATAGGCTGGTCATCTAGTTTTAAGTCACGAtttaagttgggaaaattttggttaagatTTGGTTTGATTCAGACTAAAACCGaaactccggtccaagttttaaaacgaatagtTCAAGTTTGTAaggggctcgagtttacgtctacgaaatgcataaaaatatttttttgggatattttaaggatttGGTAGACTTTGGGTCatattttagaggtccaggggttaaacggtcattttgggttctTAGaagcaaaacagtcattttgcatccgggggtgagattttagtcctggcagcgccccgagcacattttattatgttttaaatgtttatgcatcatgtatatgattttGATGTAATTATGgaaaatacggtgcatgcttggttttaaggaaaaaatttacgtatatgcatgtttttattaagttatgttaatgaggatgttttgaaggatgagagttggttgtgactgacgatgtatatgtatacgatgacatgagatattatgagatgaggccaaggctcagtggatgggtaatgctgtcgctaaTGTCCTCGTCGCCGtgtaccacggttttatagatggatccattgaatagagctgatacgcttagagctgatacgatagagctaatacgaaaatcacaactaatgaattgaattcaattaaaagaaaatgcatacgtatatatgatgatatgatgagacatgttttgacaggtaatgattttatacgacacgtttacgttcatgcttttaagttcatgaaatgtatgttgaataCGGTATTTtgcactgctgtgtgctatgtatatgtattttcaATTAACGGCagttgtgttgagtctttagactcactaagcgtgtttgatgcaggtgagcattcaGACGAGGAGACTACAgatgccgaactctgagtaggcagggctgaATGTGCGagcacaacccgaggaccacacttttctgcacatcacgtttttatgaTCTTCGAGTAGACACGATCAGTTTTACACGTTTTTATGATACGCTATTGATTTTAAGGATTTTTCTTCCTTTGTTTTATTTGTGCATGGTTAAGGACCGAGTTGGCACATTTTTATACGTATGATtctggatgagtttggttaatttAAACTACACCATTTTTACGGTCAaataattacgattattttaaatgttattttgaaaatgtgagctttaaaaaaaatatttccgcatttttaaAATAGCAGACGTCACATATTATGTCTACGACGTATATGCCTAGACTTACCATTATACATATTATTTAATGCCCTTCCAGTCGTAGATTGGCTATCACAATGTATGCATATAGCCGACACTAGTTTTTCCCATCCTGGAAAATCGTCTAAGAAGTGACGCAGCCATTCAACCTCTTTAGCACACTTGTCAAGAGCTATAAACTCAGATTCCATCGTGAATCTGGCTATTACAGTTTGTTTAGAAAATTTTCACGCAATTGATGCACCTCCTAAAGTGAATACAAATCcacttgtatattttaaatcttttatatcAGAGATCCAATTTGCATCACTGTAACCTTCAATAACAGCAGGATATCTGGTGTAGTGCAGCCCATGATCACAAGTGTACCTTAGGTATCTTAGCAATCTGATAATTGTTTTCCAGTGTTCAACTCCTAGATTACTcgtgaatctactcaatttgcTTACTGGATAAGCTATGTCTTGCCTCGTACAACTCATTAAGTACATCAGACTTCCAAAAACTCGAGAGTATTCTAATTGAGACATACTCTCGCctcgattctttgatagatgCTAACTGGTATCTATCGAGGTTTTAGCCAATGCAGAGTCATCTTTATTGACTTTCTCAAGTATTTTGTCAACATGATGTGACTGACTTAGAACTAGCCGTTCTGATGTTCTATGAATTTTAATTCCAATGATACATCCGCTAAGCCCAAatctttcatgtcaaatcttgagttcaataactttttggtggatttgatcatcttatcaTTACTACCAATGATAAGTATGTCATCTACGTAAACACATAAAATGACATATCAATTTTCAGTGTTTTTTATGTATACACATTTGTCACATTCATCGAATTTAAATCCACTTTCTATCATggctttatcaaatttttcgtgacattgctttggtgcttgttttaagccATATAGAAACTTCACTAGTTTACAAACCTTGTTTTCTTGCCCAGTCGCAAAAAATCCTTTAGGTTGTTCCATGTAAATTTTCTCTTCTAAATCTCCATTTAGAAAAGCTGAATTTACGTCCATTTAGTGTACTTCAAGATTTCGCAATGTGGCAAAGCTCGAGAATTACACGAATAGAGGTTATTCTCGATACAGGAGAATATGTGTCAAAGTAATCAAGCCCTTCACGTTGATGGTAACCTTTGATTATCAATCTAGCTTTATACTTATCTATGGttccatctgatttcatttttcttttgaaaactcATTTACAGCCTAGTGGTTTGCTTCCCGGAGGAAGATTTAATAATTCCCACGTATGATTTTGTAAAATGGATTCCattttggaattgatatctTCTTTCCATAAAGGTCCCTCAGATGAACTCATTGCTTCCTTGAAGCTTTGAGAATCACTTTCAatcatgaaagtgatgaaatTCGGACCAaataatttctcagtcctaGCTCTCTTGATACATCTAGGTTCAATATCTTGATCAAGCTCTTGTTCTTTATCAATTGTCTCATATAatcttttggatgaacttggttcttccttagatttgcatggaaacatgtgttcaaaGAACGAATCATATCTTGATTCCATTATTGTATTCTTGTGAATATTAGATATTTGAGATTTGTGTACAAGAAAATGATAAGTGCTGTTGTTTTGAGTATGTCCAATGAAAATGCAATCAACAGTTTTTAGTCCTATTTTTACTTTCTTCGGAGTGGGTACTGCAACCTTGGCAAGACACGCCCCACACTCGCAAGTGTTGGTAGGAAGGTCTTCTATCTTTCCATAACTCGTATGAACTTTTATCTTGCTTCTTTCGGGGCACCTTATTTAAAAGGTAATTTGCTGTTAGAACAGTTTACCCCCACATATTTTGTGGTAAACCAGAACTTAATAACAACGCATTCATCATTTCTTTCAAAGTGCGATTCTTTCTCTCTGCAatgccattttgttgaggagaataaggtgcaGTTCTTTCGTGTTTGATACCGTGTTGAGCACAAAACTTAGCAAATGGTGATTTATATTCACCTCCACGATCACTTCTTAGCACCTTAATTTTCTTGCTAACTTGGTTTTCAACTTCACTCTTATATTGGACAAATTTGTCAATAGCTTCATCCTTATTTTTAAGAAGATacacataacaaaattttgtgctatcgtcaaaaaagtaatgaagtatttatttccaCCACGAGTTTGTACACCTTTTAAATCACATATATCACTGTGAATTAGATCAAGCGGTTCACTTTCTTTCAATTGTTCGAAAAGATGATCTCGTTAGTTTTGCCTCAACACAAGTTTCACATTTGTATTGTTTATCAATTTGGAATGCATGAAtgcttttcatgttaattagtctaccaattttatcataattaacGTGTCCAAGTCTACCATGCCACAAACAAGAAAACTCAAACAAGTAAGCAAAAGTATTAACTTTATTCATCACGGGTTTAATAGCCATTACATTGAGTTTGAATAAACAATTgcaaacataacattttcaacAAACATTTCACCTTTCGATAAAACAACCTTATCTGACTCAAAGACAATGCGGAAACCATGCTTGTTAAGAAGCGACCCGGACACCAAGTTCTTGCGGATGTCAGGTACATACAGCACATTATTCAGAGTCAGTTCTTTTCCAGATGTCATCTTTAGAACAACTTTCCCTTGACCCTTGATTTCAGAAGTAGCGGAATTTCCCATGAATAGCTTTTTCACATTCTCAGATTCCTCAAGAGTAGCAAACATCCCCTTGTCCGAGCAAACATGGCGAGTGGCACCAGTGTCAATCCACCACTCCATTGGGTTCAAACCTACCAGATTAACTTCTGATATTACAGCACAGAGAGTCATGTTCGAAACCTCCTGAGAAATGTTCTCTACCACATTCGCCTCTCAGTTTCTCTTCGACTTCTTACATTCAGAGGCCTTATGACCCATACCATCATAGTTGTAGCACTTTCCAGAGAACTTTTTCTTCGAAATACCTCCCTTGGGTCCCATGTTGAACTTTTTGTTGGAGGTGGAAAAGGTTCTCTTTTTCGAGCTTTGACCATGCTCGATAACATTTGCCTTAGCAGCAACAGAAGAAAACAATCGTCTTTCCGAACTCTTGTTGTCTTCCTCGATGCGAAGCCGAACAATGAGCTCTTCAACATTCATTTCCTTACGCTTGTggcttcaaataatttttgaaatccttccaaGCTAGTGGTAGCTTCTCAACGATAGCAGCCACTTGGAATGATTCGCTCAAAGTCATCCCCTCACCGTGAATCTCGTGAAAAATCACTTGGAGTTCTTGAACTTGGCTGATAACCGGTTTTGAATCCACCATTTTAAAGTCCAGAAAGCGGCCAACAAGAAACCTCTTGGCCCCAACATCCTCGGTTTTGTATTTTCTATCAAGGGATTCCCATAGCTCTTTAGCCGTTTTCTTTTCGCAAAACACGTTGTAGAGCGAATCAGCCAATCCTTTCAGTACATAGTTTCGTCATAAGAAATCAGAATGATTCCATGCCTCCACCTCACTAACAGATTCAACATCTCCCTCACCCTATTTGAGTTTAGGAGCATCCTCAGACAAGAATCTGGTCAGGTTCAGCATCGTCAAGTAGAACAGCATCTTCTGCTGCCACCTTTTGAAGTCCACACCAGTGAACTTTTCAGGTTTTTCACTTGCGACTGGTTGGGACAGCAACCGCAGCAGCACGTGGGGTAACATGAGGGACAACATGACTTGCACGCTGGTTTCAGTAGTCATATATGAAACAAATCACA is part of the Primulina tabacum isolate GXHZ01 chromosome 18, ASM2559414v2, whole genome shotgun sequence genome and encodes:
- the LOC142532361 gene encoding uncharacterized protein LOC142532361, whose product is MNVEELIVRLRIEEDNKSSERRLFSSVAAKANVIEHGQSSKKRTFSTSNKKFNMGPKGGISKKKFSGKCYNYDGMGHKASECLNPMEWWIDTGATRHVCSDKGMFATLEESENVKKLFMGNSATSEIKGQGKVVLKMTSGKELTLNNVLYVPDIRKNLVSGSLLNKHGFRIVFESDKDEAIDKFVQYKSEVENQVSKKIKVLRSDRGGEYKSPFAKFCAQHGIKHERTAPYSPQQNGIAERKNRTLKEMMNALLLSSGLPQNMWG